CCGTCATACTCAACAATAACCGCTTCAACATCACGAGGATCTACCGGGCGAATATCAAATTCTTCTAAATTCTTAAGTACATATAATTCATCAACTTTCGCAACGCCATCTTCTCCCGGAGCACTTAATTGAATCGGCATAATATTTCCATCCACATATCCATCAAACCATATATACATGGTATTATTAGGGCGATCCCAATCTGCAATAACACGTCGGTTAGGGATATTAGCATTGCCTAATTCAAACGCAAAGCCTGTAACGCTTGCACTTTGTGTATATTCTATATCAAATTCAAGTGCACTTGATGTGGTCGATGCGATACTTCCCGGCAAACTTACTATCGGTTTATCAATATTGACCCATGTAGCAAGACCAGAATAATCCACTTGGTTCATATTTATTGTTTCACCAGGGTTACCTAGTTTACTTATGATATCGCCTGAACTATTTTTTTCATTTAACCCATAGTATACTGTCATATTATCAAGTTGTTTATATAAATATATCTTCGTCTGCTCTCCATTTTTTAGATAATATTCCAATTCATAGAGACCATTCTCCGTCACATCAAAACTAAACAGCATGTTGTTGGACCCTCGAACGCTGTTACCTTGATTAAAATTAATATCCATCGTTCGGCTACGTTCCCATATTAATAAAGGTTCCTCTGCCGCTTTCATTTCAAATGTTTGAATATAAAAAAACGATGCTATCAGCACCACTGACATGATCAGACTAATTCCTCTATATACTGGTTGTTTTCGCTTACTCTTCATCATTATGCACCTCTTTTTTTTTAGTGATTTAAGGGTCAAACCCATGTATAAAAAATCGCAGACTCATCCACTCTCTATATTTATCGGACAAAGCTTATCAACTCTAAAGGCTAAAATGAAAAAAAGGCACTATATTTAGCACCTTTTTTCTAAGCTTCTTAGTATCCCATTGATAAAACGCTACCTGCAATTATAAGGATATATACCAAGAAGATAACCGCTCCTGTTATTGTTCCAATCAAGTTGAAGGTTTTTGCTTTTTTAAGCGCCTCGTCCGCTGCCGCTTGATCTGTTGCTTTTCCTGCATTTAGTGTAAATACTAAACCTACAATTCCTATTGGAAAACAACAAAGGACTAGGTTAATGATTGACCATACTAAAAATGGCGTTGTATTCACATTCACGCTACCTTGTGGTGGGGTTTGGGTGTATGCAGGTTGTGGTGGGGTCTGTGGTGCATCGACTTGTTGCTCTTGCACTGGTGATTCTTGTGCTTGTGCTTCCTCTGACTTAGCCACTTCTTCTGTTTCTTCTTTCACCTCGGCTTGCGCCGCTTCTTCTGCTACTTCTTCTGCTTTTTCTTCTACTGCTTCTTCTACTTTTTCTTCTGTCTCCATTGCTGCTCCACATTCAGTGCAAAATTTTGCATCTTCATTGAGGGGGGCTCCACATTTTGTACAATACATGACTCATCCTCCTGACATAATTTCCTGATGAAGTCTTAAATCTTCATCATTATTGTGATAATAGATTAAATGGTTTTACCGGTATATTTCTTAAAATAAAAAATGCTACAATAATAATAAAAATAACTCGCATTTGTCTATATGAAAAGTTAAAAAACGGTAAAACATCTCTTCCAATAACAATAAATAAATATATTTTTAACAAATAGTATGCCGCAAACGGCATCAAAATCACAAACATAATATTGTGTCCCATCGCTTCTAAAAAACGAAAATGCACAATGTCAAAGGCAGCACGCCCGCTACCACACCCTGGACAGTTAATTCCCGTCCACCTGCGAAAGTAACAAGGCACTGGATTTCCATATACATATAAAAATGCAGCTAGTCCCAGCACAATTATTGGGACAGCAATACCTACAAACCATCTGAATTTTTTACTTTTTATATCAATTCGCATTTTAACTCTTCCTAAACAAAATAATCTCCCCCCTATTCTACCTTAAAAAAGTTAAAATTTCCACAACTTTTATTGATTTTGACAAAATCCTTACATAGCCTATGATTTTTTTGCATACTCCGAAAAATTTTGCCCTGTATACTTTTTAAAGCATTTTCCAAAATAGTTGGGATCCGGTATTCCGACTTGTTCTGCTACTTGATACATATATTGGTTCTCTTTTGACAAGCTGATGGCATATTCCATACGGCATCCATTTAAAAAATCTGTAAAAGCAACACCGACCTCTTCTTTGAACGCTCGACTTAAGTAACTTGGATTAAATCCAAATTTTAATGCAATCGAGGTTAGATTTATCTCTGGTTCATTATAATGTTGAATAATATATTCACGAACTTTTCCCATTGAAGAAACATTAATCTCCTCAAGACGTTCATATGCTTTATGCACTTCTTGCCGATCCAATTCTTTCTTTATATGAATCAACGCATCATTAATCTCTGTTTTATTGATTGGTTTAAGCAAGTATTTTGCAACACCGATTCCTATACATTCTCTCGCATAATCAAAATCGTTAAATGCTGTTAACATAACGATTTTTAAGTACGGATAACGTTCAATAGCAAGTTTTGCAAATTCTATGCCATCCATAAATGGCATACGAATATCCACAAACAAAACATCTGGGTTAAGCTCATCAATGATGTTAATTGCTTCTATACCACTAGAAGCTTCTCCGACAACTTCAAATCCTAACATTTCCCACTTTATCGTTAGCTTTAACAATTTTTTTATTTTGACTTCATCATCAATAATCATCACTCGATACATCTACTTGCACACCTCCTTTTGGAATTATAATATCAACCTTTGTAAATTCTCCAACACGACTTGTAATCTCAACAACATCCTTTTGATTATAAAAATATTGGATTCTCTCCATGGTCCCCTTAAACCCAAAACTTTTTTGATTACTATCTTCCATTATTTGAGCAATGCGCTGTGTACTCATACCGACACCACTGTCAAAAATAACAAGGTGTATATTTTTATTTTCTTCAAATACCTGTATTTTAATAATACATTTTTCTCCTTTTAGGCGAACACCATGATAGAGACTATTTTCAACAAGTGGCTGTAAAATCAGCTTAGGCACACGAATATTTTCCAATGCCGCATCCACCTCATAAACATCATCAAAAATATCCCCATAACGTAGTCTTTGCAACGTCAAGTAATCCTTAACAATCCCTACCTCATCTTTAATTGTAATGGCCCGACTGCCCCGACTTAAAAACTTCCGATAAAACTTTCCCAAGGTATCGATGGCTTCATATACTTGCTCCGACGGTTGTGTCAACGCTAGATAGGCAATTGTATCTAATGTGTTATATAAAAAGTGGGGTTTAATCTGTTCTTGTAATACATCCAACTCCGCTTGCTGAACAGATTTTTCTTTTTCAATGAGTTCGTGAATTAATTTGTTGATTTCAACGAGCATGTCATTATAACTATCTTTTAAATATCCGATTTCATCGTGGGCAAGCGGAAGGCTGACACGCCGCAGCCATCCTGTATTCACCGATTTCATTGCTCCTGCTAATCGCTGTATTGGGTGGGTAATATAGCGTGTAATAAATAGACCTATGATTACCATCGCAAACGCAGATACAATAAATACAAGAGCAAGGATTTTTCCTGCTTCTTTTGTCAAGACTTGTGTAAAGTTTATTTTTTCAAAAGATTTTAAAATAAAAGGCGTCTTTTCTATAAGTTGATAAGAGACGATTCCTTCATTTTTTAATGTGATTTGATAATATTTTTCACCTGTATATTCAACTTGCTCTAATGCTTCATGATAGTTATGTTTGGTTAACGCCATGCCGTCGATATCAAAAAAACAAAAGGACTTATTATCTGACGTCATATTGCGATATGTATTATCCAGCATGTCAATGGATAGATTGATCATAATCGTCCCAATAGGTTTTTGTGTCTCTAAGTCGTTAATCGTACGAACCAGCGAAACCACCGGCCATTGAATGTCGCGTTGCACAGCCCCATCCGCATTAACCGCCAAGTGATAGCCACCTGCTTTGGGACGTACTTTTTTCATCAACTCTTCAAAATTATCAATATCTATATATGTAACGCCAATACCTGAGGATACATAGTCATAATCTTCTTGAAATACAAAAACGGAAGATACGTGATTAAAAATATTCATGGTATCGTAAATGGCACGTACCGCTTCTTGTTGAATGTAAAAATCATCTTCTTCTGCTTTTAAAAAAGCCACCACTTCTTTATCGGTCATAATAAGTTGACTCATATTATCAATGCTTTCAATCTCAGCATTTAAGTTGTTCCCAATAGATTTTAGGGTATTCATATTGCTTTCTACTGTATAATCAATCATGCTTTTTTGAATAATAAAAGCATAAATCCCATAAAAAACAAGCAAGTACATAAAAATAATGACGATAAAAAGATATTTAACTTTTTTGTCTAAGTTTAAATCGTTAAATTGCTCTTTTAGTCGTTTTATCATTTTTATCACCTGCTTGCATTTTCTTTTTATTTTATCACAGTTTTCTTTTTATAACTATGGTTGAAATTCCGTATACAATACCTTTCTACCCTTTAACAGCACCAATCAACAAACTTTCTTGTATTTTCTTTCCCATAAAAGCATATAAAATAAGTACAGGAAATGTTGCAATAACTAGGGCCGCTC
This sequence is a window from Vallitaleaceae bacterium 9-2. Protein-coding genes within it:
- a CDS encoding response regulator, producing MYRVMIIDDEVKIKKLLKLTIKWEMLGFEVVGEASSGIEAINIIDELNPDVLFVDIRMPFMDGIEFAKLAIERYPYLKIVMLTAFNDFDYARECIGIGVAKYLLKPINKTEINDALIHIKKELDRQEVHKAYERLEEINVSSMGKVREYIIQHYNEPEINLTSIALKFGFNPSYLSRAFKEEVGVAFTDFLNGCRMEYAISLSKENQYMYQVAEQVGIPDPNYFGKCFKKYTGQNFSEYAKKS
- a CDS encoding DUF2752 domain-containing protein, which encodes MRIDIKSKKFRWFVGIAVPIIVLGLAAFLYVYGNPVPCYFRRWTGINCPGCGSGRAAFDIVHFRFLEAMGHNIMFVILMPFAAYYLLKIYLFIVIGRDVLPFFNFSYRQMRVIFIIIVAFFILRNIPVKPFNLLSQ
- a CDS encoding CD225/dispanin family protein, encoding MYCTKCGAPLNEDAKFCTECGAAMETEEKVEEAVEEKAEEVAEEAAQAEVKEETEEVAKSEEAQAQESPVQEQQVDAPQTPPQPAYTQTPPQGSVNVNTTPFLVWSIINLVLCCFPIGIVGLVFTLNAGKATDQAAADEALKKAKTFNLIGTITGAVIFLVYILIIAGSVLSMGY
- a CDS encoding histidine kinase, giving the protein MIKRLKEQFNDLNLDKKVKYLFIVIIFMYLLVFYGIYAFIIQKSMIDYTVESNMNTLKSIGNNLNAEIESIDNMSQLIMTDKEVVAFLKAEEDDFYIQQEAVRAIYDTMNIFNHVSSVFVFQEDYDYVSSGIGVTYIDIDNFEELMKKVRPKAGGYHLAVNADGAVQRDIQWPVVSLVRTINDLETQKPIGTIMINLSIDMLDNTYRNMTSDNKSFCFFDIDGMALTKHNYHEALEQVEYTGEKYYQITLKNEGIVSYQLIEKTPFILKSFEKINFTQVLTKEAGKILALVFIVSAFAMVIIGLFITRYITHPIQRLAGAMKSVNTGWLRRVSLPLAHDEIGYLKDSYNDMLVEINKLIHELIEKEKSVQQAELDVLQEQIKPHFLYNTLDTIAYLALTQPSEQVYEAIDTLGKFYRKFLSRGSRAITIKDEVGIVKDYLTLQRLRYGDIFDDVYEVDAALENIRVPKLILQPLVENSLYHGVRLKGEKCIIKIQVFEENKNIHLVIFDSGVGMSTQRIAQIMEDSNQKSFGFKGTMERIQYFYNQKDVVEITSRVGEFTKVDIIIPKGGVQVDVSSDDY